The Pseudomonas bijieensis DNA window TCGATCACTCGGGCATCGTGCTCAGTCGCGACCAGTTGCTGGATCTGACAGTTGGCCGTACCTCGGACTACTTTGACCGAAGCATCGATAACCAGGTCAGCCGTTTGCGCAAGAAAATCGAAGTCGATCCGCGCAACCCGGCCTTGATCAAAACACACTGGGGCGGAGGCTACAGCTTCACGGCCCAGATCGAGCGGGCATGATGGGTATCTGGCAACGCAGCCTCGCCGCGCGTTTCATCCTGTTGTTATTGCTGGCCCTGGCGCTGTCCCAAGGCGCGGGTTTCCTGATCTCCTGGGATGAGCGTGGGCAGGCACTGCGTAGCGCTGCCAAAAGCGAATTTTTCAGCCGCACCGCCTCACTGACACTCCTGCTGGAGAGCACACCGTCGGCGTTGCACAGCGATATCCTGAATGTCAGCGGGACCAACTACAGCCGGTTCTGGATCTCGACCGAAGCCCCCAGGGACGCCTCGTCCTGGTGGCAGGACGCGCGTGCACAACTGCTCAAGCCATTACCCAACCGCACGGCGGCGCCGGGGGATGCCGAGGAACGGGAAGTATCAACAAAACTGACCGCAGTGCCTTCGCAGGCGATCGAATCAGGTTTGGTCTGGAGCCAACTGCCCTCCACCTCCTGGCCGCTCTCCCGTCCTGCCCTGTACCTGCCCCTGGAGGCCGCGAACGGATCAGGACTGGCCGTACGGCTCGCCGACGACGTCTGGCTGAATGCGGTGTATGCCAAATCGATACCCAATTCACCGCTGACCCTGCAATCGTTGTTGTCATTGGCGATCACCGCACTTGCACTCTCCCTGATAGCGATTGTGGTCGCGCGGGGCATTACCCGTCCGATGCGACACCTGGCGGCGGCAGCCGAGTTGTTGGGACGTGGCGAATCAGTTCCGCATCTGCCGGAGTCGGGCCCCGATGACATCCGGCAAACAGTAGAAGCCTTTAACCGCATGCAGGCACGTATCCAACGCTTCGTTGACGACCGGACCCGGATGCTCGCGGCCATCGGTCACGATTTGCGCACACCGATCACATCACTGCGCTTGCGCGCGGAGTTCGTCACCGACCCTGAGGTCCAGGAGAAAATGCTCGCGACCATCGAGGAGATCCGCAGCATGACCGAGGCTGCCATCGCCTATGCACGTGAAGAAGCGACGGTTGAAGCGACCCGTGCGGTAGATGTTTCGGCGCTGGTTGAAAGCCTGTGTGACGATCTTGCGGAGCTGGGTATGCAGGTCAGCTATATGGGCGGTCCGAAGATCATCTACCGCTGCCGACCCGACGCCCTGCGCAGAGCGCTGCGTAACCTCATCGAAAATGCCGTCAGGTATGGCGAACAGGCTCGGGTCAGTATCCACCACGCCATGGAAGGTATCGACATCATCATCGAGGATGACGGACCGGGCATCCCGAACCATGCCCGGGAACAAGTGTTCGCCCCGTTCTTCCGGCTGGAGGACTCCCGCAGTCGCGATACGGGAGGCATTGGCCTGGGCCTGTCCATCGCCCGGGCCATAGTGCGTCACCATGGAGGTGACATCAGCTTGAACAATCTGGATGCGGGCATGCGTGCCCTGATTAATCTTCCACTGACCCGCTAACCCCCTTCTTCTTTGCTCCAAGCACGGAGCAATGCCTCAGCGCTTGCGCAAAATGTCACCCAGGCCTCCTTCCCGACATTTTGCGACAAAGCGCCCTCCTCTCGACAAAGTCTGCATACAAGCGCTGGGCAAGCTCTGAATCAGGACCCGCCACCTGGCTGTCTAGCTTGTCGGTCACGGTTATAGCGCCCTACGCCACCCTTTTCGGGGCTTTCTGGAGCAGGTGTGTCTGCCCATCAGCGATTGTTTATCCGAGATGAATAGCCATGGCAGTTTATGCGGATTTATCCACTGGCAAACAGCGCCCCACAATACCGGGTCGGTGCGCGCTTCGTTGTAACAGCGGTTCGACGCACTTGCACCGGCCCCATTGAACAATGCCAGGACAACCTCAGATGAAATCGACCTCTCATTCCTCAGATGCGCAATTGCAACCGAAACTGCTGATCCCGGCCCTGGGCACTTTTTATCAATGGGGCGAACCCCTCGCCTACGCGTTGCTGAGGTTATGCCTGGGCATCGTCATGCTGACCCATGGCCTGCCCAAGCTGTTGGGAACCTCACACGGCTCCATGGCCGACCCCATGGCGGGTTCGATCCGCTTGATCGAAAGCATCTTGCATCTCCCTGCGCCCGAACTCTTCGGCCTGTTCGTCGCCTGGCTTGAAGGACTCGGCGGATTGTTACTGGCGCTGGGGCTGGCAACCCGGGTACTCGCGGTGGCCATGGCCCTGCAGATGGCGGCAATCGCCTACATCCTTGGTCCGACCTGGCCCTGGATCGATCGCGGCATCGAGTACCCGGTCCTGATGGCGTTTCTCTTCATCTACATCGCCTTCAGGGGGGCCGGCCGCCACTCGCTGGACCGCCTGCTCGGGCGCGAACTCTAAATCCTTCAGGGAAGTCGCCGTCATGTCGCAATCCAAGATATCCAGAACCTTTTTCAGTGTATCTCTGACACTCGGCAGCCTGTTGACCCTGGGTGGCTGGACTTACTGGTTGTGGCCGGGCCAGTCCGCGGCAGCCGTGACCGCGACCCCGCCCTCCGTACCGGTCAGTGCGTTCGAGGTACAACATCAAGACGTCCCGGTGTTGATTCACGCGATCGGCAACGTACGTTCCCTGCACAGCGTGGAAATCCGCTCGCAGGTCGACGGTTTATTGCTCGAGTTGCCTGTCAAAGAGGGGCAACGGGTCAAGCGTGGCGATCTTCTGGCTCGGATTGATGATCGCGCCATAGTCGCCGCCCTGGAGCAAGCCAAGGCCCAACTGGCCGTGGCCCAGGCCCAACTGGCTTCGGCAAACGTTGATCTCAAGCGCTATCGGGCCCTAGCCACGACCCAAGCGGTTTCCGCACAGACCCTTGACCAGCAGCAGGCACTGGTCGCCCAACTGCATGCAACGGTGCAGAGTCAGCAGGCGACTGTCTCCGCCAACCAGGTGCAACTGTCCTACACACGGATTCTGTCCCCTACCGATGGTCGGGTCGGTATCCGTAACTTCCATGAAGGCAGCTACGTCCGGGCGAGTGACGCGCTGGCATTGTTCTCCGTGGTGCAACTGGACCCGATCAGTATCGAGGCCGCCCTTCCCCAGGCGCTCCTGCCACAGTTGCAAGCACTGGTTGCTGGCTCGGGACAAGCACCGGTGATCCTGCGCGCTTACTCGGGCGACGGTGGTGCGCTGCTGGGCGAGGGTCGCCTGGGCCTGATCGACAACCGGGTTTCCGACGCCACCGGGACGGTACGGATCAAAGGCAATTTCGCCAACGCACAAGGACGTCTGTGGCCGGACCAATCGGTGGTGGTCAACCTGCAGGCAGCGACCTTGCGCGAAGCACTGGTGGTGCCCCAGCGTGCCTTGCGCCAAGGCGCGCAATCCACCTTTGTCTGGCGCGTCCGGGACGGCAAGGCATCCCCACAACCGGTACGGGTCACCTATGCAGACGCGGAGATCGCAGTGGTCGAGGGCATCG harbors:
- a CDS encoding DoxX family protein; translation: MKSTSHSSDAQLQPKLLIPALGTFYQWGEPLAYALLRLCLGIVMLTHGLPKLLGTSHGSMADPMAGSIRLIESILHLPAPELFGLFVAWLEGLGGLLLALGLATRVLAVAMALQMAAIAYILGPTWPWIDRGIEYPVLMAFLFIYIAFRGAGRHSLDRLLGREL
- a CDS encoding ATP-binding protein, whose protein sequence is MMGIWQRSLAARFILLLLLALALSQGAGFLISWDERGQALRSAAKSEFFSRTASLTLLLESTPSALHSDILNVSGTNYSRFWISTEAPRDASSWWQDARAQLLKPLPNRTAAPGDAEEREVSTKLTAVPSQAIESGLVWSQLPSTSWPLSRPALYLPLEAANGSGLAVRLADDVWLNAVYAKSIPNSPLTLQSLLSLAITALALSLIAIVVARGITRPMRHLAAAAELLGRGESVPHLPESGPDDIRQTVEAFNRMQARIQRFVDDRTRMLAAIGHDLRTPITSLRLRAEFVTDPEVQEKMLATIEEIRSMTEAAIAYAREEATVEATRAVDVSALVESLCDDLAELGMQVSYMGGPKIIYRCRPDALRRALRNLIENAVRYGEQARVSIHHAMEGIDIIIEDDGPGIPNHAREQVFAPFFRLEDSRSRDTGGIGLGLSIARAIVRHHGGDISLNNLDAGMRALINLPLTR
- a CDS encoding efflux RND transporter periplasmic adaptor subunit translates to MSQSKISRTFFSVSLTLGSLLTLGGWTYWLWPGQSAAAVTATPPSVPVSAFEVQHQDVPVLIHAIGNVRSLHSVEIRSQVDGLLLELPVKEGQRVKRGDLLARIDDRAIVAALEQAKAQLAVAQAQLASANVDLKRYRALATTQAVSAQTLDQQQALVAQLHATVQSQQATVSANQVQLSYTRILSPTDGRVGIRNFHEGSYVRASDALALFSVVQLDPISIEAALPQALLPQLQALVAGSGQAPVILRAYSGDGGALLGEGRLGLIDNRVSDATGTVRIKGNFANAQGRLWPDQSVVVNLQAATLREALVVPQRALRQGAQSTFVWRVRDGKASPQPVRVTYADAEIAVVEGIVAGDRIVDDGYSRLRPGTEVHILEPDDAVHSTVASGGVL